One stretch of Arachis hypogaea cultivar Tifrunner chromosome 20, arahy.Tifrunner.gnm2.J5K5, whole genome shotgun sequence DNA includes these proteins:
- the LOC112783097 gene encoding general transcription factor IIH subunit 2, protein MNNTVKRPLNGGVEDDDEDEADGADLEAWERTYAEDRSWESLQEDESGLLRPIDTTAIHHAQYRRRLRALASTAATARIQKGLIRYLYIVVDLSKAASETDLKPSRMAVIGRQVEAFIREFFDQNPLSHIGLVTIKDGIAHCLTELGGSPESHIKALMGKLECSGDASLQNALELVLGYLNQIPSYGHREVLILYSALSTCDPGDLMETIQKCKKSKIRCSVIGLAAEMFICKHLSQETGGTYSVALDESHLKELVLEHAPPPPAIAEYATANLIKMGFPQRAAESAVAICTCHEEARTGGGYTCPRCKVRVCELPTECRICGLTLISSPHLARSYHHLFPIVPFDEVSQTSQNGSSHNFSSDCFGCQQSLLSQGNKPGLSVTCPKCKQQFCLDCDIYIHESLHNCPGCESFRHSNSVTTAQ, encoded by the exons ATGAATAATACTGTTAAAAGACCACTTAACGGAGGGGTAGAAGACGATGATGAGGATGAAGCTGATGGTGCAGACCTTGAAGCCTGGGAGAGAACTTATGCAGAAGATAGATCATGGGAGTCTTTGCAAGAGGATGAATCTGGACTTCTTCGCCCCATAGATACTACAGCCATTCACCATGCCCAGTATCGCAGACGGCTTCGTGCCCTTGCTTCCACAGCAGCTACTGCTCGAATTCAGAAGGGTCTTATCCGTTACCTATACATTGTTGTTGACCTGTCCAAG GCAGCTTCGGAGACAGATTTAAAACCAAGTAGGATGGCTGTGATTGGAAGACAGGTTGAGGCATTTATCAGGGAGTTCTTTGATCAGAATCCACTTAGTCATATTGGTCTGGTGACCATAAAAGATGGGATTGCACATTGTTTAACAGAACTTGGAGGCAGTCCTGAGTCCCACATTAAAGCTTTGATGGGTAAACTGGAATGCTCAGGTGATGCTTCCCTGCAAAACGCACTAGAGCTTGTTCTTGGCTATCTAAACCAAATTCCATCATATGGCCATCGAGAAGTTCTGATCTTATATTCAGCTCTTAGTACGTGTGATCCTGGTGACCTCATGGAAACCATCCAGAAATgcaaaaagagtaaaataagGTGTTCTGTCATTGGCCTTGCTGCTGAAATGTTCATATGCAAACATCTCAGCCAAGAAACTGGAGGAACTTACTCTGTTGCACTAGATGAG TCCCACCTGAAAGAGTTAGTTCTGGAGCATGCTCCACCACCTCCAGCAATAGCAGAGTATGCTACTGCTAATCTAATTAAGATGGGTTTTCCACAAAGAGCCGCCGAGAGTGCTGTTGCTATTTGTACATGTCATGAAGAGGCTAGGACAGGAGGAGGTTACACTTGTCCAAGATGCAAAGTTCGTGTTTGTGAGCTACCAACTGAATGTCGCATCTGTGGATTGACGCTTATCTCTTCACCCCATTTGGCAAGGTCATATCATCATCTTTTTCCAATAGTGCCATTTGATGAGGTCTCTCAAACATCTCAAAATGGTAGTAGTCACAATTTTTCCAGTGATTGTTTTGGCTGTCAACAAAGTCTTCTAAGTCAGG GAAACAAGCCAGGACTTTCTGTTACTTGCCCAAAATGCAAGCAACAATTTTGCCTCGATTGTGATATTTACATTCACGAGAGCTTACATAACTGCCCAGGCTGTGAGAGTTTCAGGCATTCTAATTCAGTAACCACTGCACAGTGA